A genome region from Leptospiraceae bacterium includes the following:
- the kdsA gene encoding 3-deoxy-8-phosphooctulonate synthase, whose amino-acid sequence MSKRSTEREFLNGTTIGGDKPFFLIAGPCVMESRELIDQVAAAMVDICKRLGIFYIFKSSFDKANRSSIHSYRGPGLKEGIKNLEFIKQKYGVPVLTDVHEVEQINALKDVIDVYQIPAFLSRQTDLLEAAAKTGKWVNVKKGQFLAPADCKHIKEKIRECGSEKYLVTERGASFGYNNLVFDLRVIPILHSLDIPIIFDGTHSAQLPGGAGNITGGQREFIPDLMTGAVSLGIEGLFMEVHPDPPSAKSDSTTQFYLSKTEKLLTNLYKLDRLVKTGMVELE is encoded by the coding sequence ATGAGTAAAAGATCTACAGAAAGAGAATTTTTAAATGGGACAACGATCGGAGGAGATAAACCTTTTTTCTTGATTGCAGGGCCTTGCGTAATGGAATCGAGAGAGTTGATAGACCAAGTTGCAGCTGCAATGGTAGATATTTGTAAAAGACTTGGAATTTTTTATATTTTCAAAAGTAGTTTCGATAAGGCAAATCGTTCTTCCATTCATTCCTACAGAGGACCCGGCTTAAAAGAAGGAATTAAAAATTTAGAATTTATCAAACAAAAGTACGGAGTACCTGTGTTAACCGATGTTCATGAAGTAGAACAAATCAACGCGTTGAAAGATGTAATCGATGTTTACCAAATTCCTGCATTTTTATCCAGACAAACTGATTTACTAGAAGCTGCGGCTAAGACCGGTAAATGGGTGAATGTGAAGAAAGGTCAATTCTTAGCACCCGCAGATTGTAAACATATCAAAGAAAAAATCCGCGAATGTGGTTCTGAAAAATACTTAGTCACCGAGCGCGGCGCAAGTTTTGGATACAATAATTTAGTATTTGACTTGCGGGTAATTCCTATTCTCCACAGCCTTGATATTCCTATCATCTTCGACGGAACTCATTCTGCGCAGCTTCCTGGTGGGGCGGGAAATATTACTGGCGGACAACGGGAATTTATCCCTGATCTAATGACCGGCGCAGTTTCTCTCGGAATCGAAGGACTCTTCATGGAAGTTCATCCTGATCCTCCGTCTGCCAAGTCTGACTCTACCACTCAGTTTTATTTAAGTAAAACCGAGAAGTTACTGACTAATTTATACAAATTAGATAGACTTGTAAAAACAGGGATGGTGGAGTTGGAGTAA
- a CDS encoding CTP synthase — protein MVKSKYIFITGGVASSLGKGVTVAGLGCLLEARGYKVALQKMDPYINIDPGTMSPYQHGEVFVTNDGAETDLDLGYYERFTTSQFSRKNSVTTGQIYYSVIERERKGDYLGRTVQVVPHITNEIRNRIHLLAKEQEPDFVIVEIGGTVGDIESVPFLEAIRQMRYEHGQGQVLFIHLTLVPTISAAGEAKTKPTQHSVKELLALGIQPDILVCRIAHPMTKEMKSKISLFCNVKEENVISASDITSSIYEVPKMYKDEKLDEVVLKMFNMEIGKSNFGEWEKMVKRILNATKKVNIAVVGKYISLQDAYRSIYESLSHGGIANDAIVEFTKINPEDIDKNNVKDLLKNVHGILVPGGFGERGIEGKVLAINYARTKGIPFFGICLGMQCAVIEFGRNVLGLKNAHSTEFNPSTENPVISLIEEQMEIEQMGGTMRLGAYPCTVKKGSVAYNEYKTDKINERHRHRFEFTLRYKEMYTKAGMDFSGYSPDETLMEIVEIKDHPWFIGVQYHPEFQSKPINPHPLFAGFIRAAVKIAK, from the coding sequence TTGGTTAAATCAAAATATATTTTTATAACTGGTGGGGTTGCTTCTTCCTTGGGAAAAGGTGTTACTGTAGCTGGACTCGGTTGTCTATTGGAAGCACGCGGTTATAAAGTAGCATTACAAAAAATGGATCCCTATATTAATATAGACCCTGGTACGATGAGTCCCTATCAACATGGGGAAGTTTTTGTTACGAATGACGGTGCAGAAACAGATTTAGATTTAGGGTATTATGAAAGGTTTACCACATCCCAGTTTTCAAGAAAAAATTCTGTTACAACAGGGCAAATTTATTATTCAGTTATTGAGCGAGAAAGAAAAGGGGATTATCTTGGGAGAACCGTACAAGTAGTTCCTCATATTACAAATGAAATTCGAAATAGAATTCATCTTCTAGCAAAAGAACAAGAACCAGATTTTGTAATTGTTGAAATAGGTGGAACTGTTGGAGATATTGAATCTGTTCCTTTTTTAGAAGCAATTCGTCAGATGAGATACGAACACGGGCAGGGGCAAGTATTGTTTATCCACTTGACATTAGTTCCCACCATTTCCGCCGCAGGAGAAGCAAAAACAAAACCTACACAACACTCTGTAAAAGAATTACTCGCACTTGGGATTCAGCCAGATATATTAGTTTGTAGAATTGCACATCCAATGACTAAGGAAATGAAATCTAAAATTTCATTATTCTGTAACGTCAAAGAGGAAAATGTAATTTCGGCAAGTGATATTACATCTTCCATTTATGAAGTACCAAAAATGTACAAGGATGAAAAATTAGACGAAGTTGTTCTTAAAATGTTTAATATGGAAATTGGAAAATCCAACTTTGGTGAGTGGGAAAAGATGGTTAAACGAATATTAAACGCTACCAAAAAAGTAAACATTGCTGTAGTCGGTAAATACATTAGCCTTCAAGATGCCTATCGTTCTATTTATGAATCACTTTCGCACGGGGGAATTGCAAATGATGCAATTGTAGAGTTTACTAAGATTAACCCCGAAGACATTGATAAAAATAATGTAAAAGATTTATTAAAAAATGTTCATGGAATTTTAGTTCCTGGTGGTTTTGGAGAACGTGGGATTGAAGGGAAGGTTTTGGCAATCAATTATGCAAGAACAAAAGGAATTCCTTTTTTTGGAATTTGTTTAGGTATGCAATGTGCTGTTATAGAATTTGGAAGAAATGTTCTTGGATTAAAAAATGCTCATTCTACAGAGTTTAATCCTTCCACGGAAAATCCAGTTATTTCCCTCATTGAAGAACAAATGGAAATCGAACAAATGGGGGGCACAATGCGGTTAGGCGCTTACCCTTGTACAGTAAAAAAAGGAAGTGTCGCGTACAATGAATATAAAACCGACAAGATAAATGAAAGACATCGACATAGGTTTGAATTTACGCTTCGTTATAAGGAAATGTATACTAAGGCAGGAATGGATTTTTCTGGATATTCACCGGATGAAACATTAATGGAAATTGTAGAAATAAAAGATCATCCTTGGTTTATTGGTGTTCAATACCATCCTGAGTTTCAATCTAAACCAATCAATCCGCACCCGTTGTTTGCCGGTTTTATTCGGGCGGCAGTGAAAATAGCAAAATAA
- a CDS encoding cation:proton antiporter gives MNLKKYEPLAYLLMGGVFALIMSFVFLKGDRYKLQKEITDPKKIEAQKKIVKQEEVITESLYESFKKEIKTNLKDPLSIVLIQVVVVLLFARFFSMIFKKIGQPSVIGEIFAGIALGPSFIGFLFPEFTQLLFPKESLGYLKILSQIGLVIFMFIIGMELDVSVLKKKASSAIFISHSSIIFPYILGVILSLYLFDEFAPPGVSFLSFGLFMGIAMSITAFPVLARIIQERGITKSPLGVMAITCAAVDDITAWGILAMIIAIVNAGTIYLAILSLIITVIFIAVMILLIQPLLNRMSQIYISKEIISKGVLTALLLIVISSAIFAEGIGIHALFGAFLAGVIMPTNTKLRKVLTEKFEDFSTIFLLPLFFAFTGIRTKIGLLNDIHLWAVCFLIIIVAIIGKLVGSMLASRFTGMSWRDSFSIGVLMNTRGLMELIVLNIGYDLGIISPTIFVMMVLMALITTFITGPLLKFSIQTEEVSPTELQTSSSSPILITFGPTVAGVSLLKLAIGISCKGDTIAALHLAPVPENISINDSSQMQNLFEPLKLLAKEKKISLNPIYKISDQIPKEISATVKKEKSTLVLMGAAKRIFGDNVLGGKVESVLSEIDCTVGVFLDKQLDDIKSVAIFYEDPIEAISLFRIGAKIFSKSTERIHLINDSDNEPDRRLIKEHFGKVIPIIPSWQVDRRKIGAYSLVIIGYKHWNDIQKNNEKKLLFAGERQDFLPDINVSILIIRG, from the coding sequence TTGAACTTGAAAAAATATGAGCCACTAGCCTATCTTCTTATGGGGGGTGTTTTTGCACTCATAATGAGTTTTGTATTTTTAAAAGGAGATAGATATAAACTCCAAAAAGAAATCACAGATCCTAAAAAAATTGAAGCACAGAAAAAAATCGTAAAACAAGAAGAGGTTATCACCGAGTCACTTTACGAATCCTTTAAAAAAGAAATTAAAACAAATCTCAAAGACCCATTGAGTATAGTATTAATCCAAGTTGTAGTAGTCCTACTATTCGCTAGATTTTTTTCCATGATCTTTAAAAAAATAGGTCAACCGTCTGTAATCGGAGAAATTTTTGCAGGTATTGCACTTGGCCCCTCTTTTATTGGATTTTTATTTCCTGAGTTTACACAATTACTGTTTCCGAAAGAGTCTTTAGGGTATTTAAAAATACTCAGCCAAATAGGTTTAGTAATTTTTATGTTTATCATTGGAATGGAATTAGATGTATCAGTTCTCAAAAAAAAAGCTTCTTCCGCAATTTTTATAAGTCACTCGAGCATTATATTTCCTTATATTCTAGGAGTTATTTTATCCTTATATTTATTTGATGAATTTGCTCCACCAGGAGTTAGCTTTCTTTCCTTCGGATTATTTATGGGAATTGCTATGAGTATAACGGCATTTCCGGTGCTAGCAAGAATTATTCAAGAAAGAGGGATTACTAAATCGCCATTGGGGGTAATGGCGATTACCTGTGCGGCTGTAGATGACATTACTGCTTGGGGTATACTCGCAATGATCATTGCAATTGTAAATGCAGGAACTATATACCTTGCGATCTTATCATTAATTATCACTGTAATATTTATTGCAGTAATGATTTTACTGATCCAACCCCTATTAAACCGAATGAGTCAAATTTATATCTCTAAAGAAATTATCAGTAAAGGCGTATTAACCGCTCTTTTACTTATAGTAATATCTTCTGCTATATTTGCTGAAGGAATAGGAATCCATGCTTTATTTGGCGCATTTTTAGCAGGTGTAATAATGCCTACAAATACTAAACTTCGAAAGGTATTAACAGAAAAATTTGAAGATTTTAGTACAATTTTTTTACTTCCACTTTTTTTTGCATTCACTGGCATCAGAACAAAAATTGGACTTTTAAATGATATTCATCTTTGGGCTGTTTGTTTTTTAATAATAATCGTTGCAATCATAGGTAAATTAGTTGGAAGTATGTTAGCTTCCCGATTTACAGGAATGTCTTGGAGGGATTCATTTTCCATTGGAGTATTAATGAACACTCGCGGGTTAATGGAATTAATCGTTCTTAATATTGGTTATGACTTAGGAATTATATCTCCTACAATATTTGTAATGATGGTATTAATGGCACTTATTACGACTTTTATTACAGGACCTTTACTGAAGTTTTCTATCCAAACAGAGGAAGTTTCTCCGACCGAATTACAAACTTCAAGTTCGTCCCCGATTTTAATCACATTTGGTCCAACAGTCGCCGGTGTTTCCTTACTAAAATTAGCAATCGGAATTAGTTGCAAAGGGGACACAATTGCAGCACTTCATCTTGCGCCAGTTCCGGAAAATATCTCTATAAATGATTCAAGCCAAATGCAAAATTTATTTGAACCTTTAAAATTATTAGCGAAAGAAAAGAAAATTTCGCTAAATCCAATTTATAAAATTTCAGACCAAATTCCAAAAGAAATTTCAGCAACCGTCAAAAAAGAAAAATCCACTTTGGTATTGATGGGTGCCGCAAAACGAATATTTGGCGACAATGTTCTTGGGGGGAAAGTGGAAAGTGTACTTTCTGAGATAGACTGCACAGTAGGAGTATTTTTAGATAAACAGTTGGACGATATAAAATCAGTCGCTATTTTTTACGAGGACCCAATTGAAGCAATTTCTCTATTTCGAATTGGTGCAAAAATATTTTCCAAGTCTACGGAACGAATTCATCTTATTAATGATTCAGATAACGAACCAGACAGAAGATTAATAAAGGAACATTTTGGTAAAGTAATACCAATTATCCCTTCTTGGCAAGTTGATAGACGAAAAATAGGTGCCTATTCTCTAGTTATAATTGGATATAAACATTGGAATGATATTCAAAAAAATAATGAAAAGAAACTTTTGTTTGCTGGAGAAAGACAAGACTTTTTACCGGATATAAACGTATCGATACTAATTATACGAGGATAA
- a CDS encoding UbiA family prenyltransferase, whose product MSIFTTINNYGKMVKFSHTLFALPFAGLASVIAILQSNLGLNDLMWKLILILICMFTARSAAMGFNRYIDRDFDKANPRTANRELPSGVLSEKTVLAFTFLFSILFIVTSFFLSKLCFYLAIPALFIILFYSYSKRFTIFCHFILGLGIGIAPSGAWIAIKDQLELIPALWSFGLMFHIAGFDILYSSQDAEIDKKLGLYSIPSKLGIPKAFLIAKACHIIAFSLFIWAGYLANLQTFYFVFMAIIGVLFTLEHLLVTPTNLEKLPIAFFHINASISVVLFVGILLDTWKQLIQKFVG is encoded by the coding sequence ATGTCAATATTCACAACAATTAATAATTACGGAAAAATGGTGAAATTTTCTCATACACTTTTTGCACTTCCATTTGCAGGTCTAGCAAGTGTAATCGCTATTTTACAGTCTAATTTAGGTTTAAATGATCTAATGTGGAAACTTATACTTATCCTCATTTGTATGTTCACTGCACGGAGTGCCGCTATGGGATTTAATCGATATATCGATAGAGATTTTGACAAAGCAAATCCAAGAACGGCTAATCGAGAGTTACCAAGCGGAGTTTTATCTGAAAAAACTGTATTAGCATTTACTTTTCTTTTTTCTATTTTATTTATAGTAACCAGTTTTTTTCTGAGTAAATTATGTTTTTACTTAGCAATTCCGGCACTGTTTATAATACTTTTTTATAGTTACAGCAAGAGGTTTACAATATTTTGCCACTTTATCTTAGGCCTTGGAATTGGAATAGCTCCGAGTGGGGCATGGATCGCAATAAAAGATCAATTAGAATTAATTCCCGCACTTTGGTCTTTTGGACTCATGTTTCATATTGCAGGTTTTGATATACTTTACTCCTCACAGGATGCAGAAATTGATAAAAAATTAGGTCTGTATTCTATTCCAAGTAAACTTGGAATTCCGAAAGCATTTTTAATTGCAAAAGCATGTCACATAATTGCATTTAGCCTCTTTATTTGGGCTGGATATCTTGCAAATCTACAGACATTCTATTTTGTATTTATGGCAATCATAGGAGTTCTATTTACATTAGAACATTTACTCGTAACTCCTACAAATCTAGAAAAACTTCCAATTGCATTTTTTCATATCAATGCATCTATAAGTGTAGTTTTATTTGTAGGTATTTTACTGGATACTTGGAAACAACTAATCCAAAAGTTTGTCGGCTAA
- a CDS encoding UbiX family flavin prenyltransferase, which produces MKLVLGIAGASGSIYPARFLKKILELKGETYLIVSPASVRIFREEYETKVSTPEDILDFIINKWQITSIQNKIYFRPFSDIGADIASGSNRWDAMVVLPCSMKTIASINAGLTENLIERCADVTLKERRRLIVIPRETPYNQIHLRNMLSLDQAGAIILPASPGFYQVPKTLDDLGDFIAGRIFNLLGIDVELFPKWEG; this is translated from the coding sequence ATGAAATTAGTTCTTGGAATTGCTGGTGCAAGTGGCTCAATCTATCCGGCACGTTTTTTAAAAAAAATATTAGAGTTAAAAGGAGAAACTTACTTAATTGTAAGCCCTGCCTCTGTCAGAATTTTTAGAGAAGAGTATGAAACAAAAGTATCCACTCCGGAAGATATTTTGGATTTTATTATAAATAAGTGGCAAATTACTAGTATCCAGAATAAAATTTACTTTCGTCCCTTTTCAGATATAGGAGCTGACATTGCATCCGGATCCAATCGTTGGGACGCAATGGTAGTATTACCCTGCTCTATGAAAACAATTGCGTCTATAAATGCAGGACTGACAGAAAATCTAATCGAAAGATGTGCTGATGTAACTCTAAAAGAGCGACGCCGGTTAATCGTAATTCCACGCGAAACACCGTACAATCAAATTCACTTAAGAAATATGCTTTCCCTCGATCAAGCAGGAGCGATTATACTACCTGCTTCTCCGGGATTTTACCAAGTCCCAAAGACGTTAGACGACTTGGGAGACTTTATTGCAGGCAGAATTTTTAATTTACTCGGTATTGACGTAGAACTTTTTCCAAAATGGGAAGGTTGA
- a CDS encoding DUF4349 domain-containing protein, with the protein MKSLLTATLLFALIINCGKKSESNEQNSKDSTVTSPSAPRMEKQLVESADEEGGEKEEFASAPKNKGRIQETKEENGTIDKPLNPISDASKSRLLEYTIQLNYKVESIEKAREVLLNVVKKESYISSSQTNVTSGYENMYLQIQIPVNVMYETLLQMDKVGQLTHEDIRTQDWTEHNEFQKIKLDRESLRMVRRSKAANKGSAETWNWKDREEALERSEDSADSAKLESWKIKDHVTWAKVNITISGRELPAKIQLPNYKDAMVGAINFLLDLTYYIAFILPILLIAFLIFKIYRWYRSR; encoded by the coding sequence ATGAAATCACTATTAACCGCAACATTACTTTTTGCATTAATTATCAACTGTGGAAAAAAGTCAGAGTCAAATGAGCAGAATTCCAAAGATTCCACAGTAACGAGTCCATCAGCGCCTCGAATGGAGAAACAATTAGTAGAGAGTGCGGATGAAGAAGGCGGAGAAAAAGAAGAATTTGCCTCTGCTCCAAAAAATAAAGGACGAATACAAGAAACTAAAGAAGAAAACGGCACAATAGACAAACCGCTTAACCCAATTTCGGACGCTTCTAAATCAAGACTTCTCGAATATACGATTCAACTAAATTATAAAGTTGAAAGTATAGAAAAAGCACGCGAAGTTTTACTAAATGTAGTAAAAAAGGAATCCTATATTTCGTCTTCTCAAACAAATGTAACAAGTGGTTATGAGAATATGTATTTACAAATTCAAATTCCAGTTAACGTAATGTACGAAACTTTATTACAAATGGACAAAGTAGGTCAACTTACCCACGAAGATATTCGCACTCAGGATTGGACTGAGCATAACGAATTTCAAAAAATAAAATTAGATCGTGAGAGTTTACGTATGGTTAGACGTTCAAAAGCGGCTAACAAAGGATCTGCGGAAACTTGGAATTGGAAAGACCGCGAAGAAGCATTAGAGAGAAGTGAAGATAGTGCTGATTCCGCCAAGTTAGAATCATGGAAAATAAAAGATCATGTTACTTGGGCAAAAGTAAATATAACAATTTCTGGTCGAGAGCTTCCTGCTAAAATACAACTCCCAAATTACAAAGACGCAATGGTAGGTGCTATTAATTTTCTACTGGATTTAACATACTACATAGCATTTATACTTCCAATACTTCTAATAGCATTTCTAATTTTTAAAATCTACCGTTGGTATAGATCTAGATAA
- a CDS encoding leucine--tRNA ligase, protein MDYPFNEIEKKWQEYWEQNQTFRTDINSPKKKFYCLDMFPYPSGAGLHVGHPEGYTATDIVSRYKRMKDFEVLHPMGWDAFGLPAERYAMQTGIHPSVTTKTNIDNFRRQIKMLGLSYDWSREISTTDPEYFKWTQWIFLKVYNSYYDRRVNKARPIMELIERFEADGTAGTGYHKKFTKDDWIHMPLSEKERILSDFRLVYQAEIPVNWCEALGTVLANEEVEEWTNKGYSVVRKPMRQYMMRITAYAERLLDDLILVSWPQSTLEMQRNWIGKSEGLEIDFETESGERITVYTTRPDTIFGATYLVLAPEHPLVAKLTTSENKKAVDEYIRISALKSELDRTELTKEKTGVFIGAYVNSPVLEGEKLPVWISDYVLASYGTGAIMAVPAHDTRDFSFAKKFNLPIKQVIEGPTPETESFDSKDSKCINSFSELLNINGLSFFEAFIKVSNWIDARGSGRKKTQYKLRDWLFARQRYWGEPIPLVHYEAGFTKDIPESELPLTLPDLKEFAPSGTGESPLANAKEWLEYKHERFGKGRRETNTMPQWAGSCWYYLRYIDTKNDKSICDSELEKKWMSVDLYVGGAEHAVLHLLYSRFWHKILFDLGVVSTSEPFKKLIHQGLILGEDKKKMSKSLGNVVNPDDVVKEFGADTLRLFEMFMGPFDMVKPWSTKGAEGIFRFLNRVWRLFHGKEGENFQVDETEPDLEQIKSLHRTIKKVEEGIENFSFNTAIAQMMIFVNEMTPKTTRPRKILEPFVLVLAPFAPHIAEELWASLGKKSTLSFEPYPAFNPEYLVEDTVTIVVQVNGKLRGEFSAPKTISQEDAITEAKKLEKVIPFLEGKTIKKEIYVKEKLVNLVVI, encoded by the coding sequence AAAGAATGAAAGACTTTGAAGTCCTTCATCCAATGGGATGGGATGCTTTTGGTCTTCCTGCTGAGCGTTATGCAATGCAGACCGGTATTCATCCAAGTGTTACCACTAAAACAAATATTGATAATTTTAGAAGACAGATCAAAATGCTTGGTCTGTCCTACGATTGGTCGAGAGAAATTTCTACAACCGATCCAGAATATTTTAAATGGACACAATGGATTTTTTTAAAAGTTTATAATTCTTATTATGATAGACGTGTGAACAAAGCACGTCCAATTATGGAATTGATTGAACGATTTGAAGCTGATGGAACTGCAGGCACAGGTTATCATAAAAAATTTACAAAAGACGATTGGATTCATATGCCACTCTCGGAAAAAGAAAGAATTCTTTCTGATTTCCGTTTGGTTTATCAAGCAGAAATTCCTGTCAATTGGTGTGAAGCGCTTGGAACAGTACTTGCCAATGAAGAAGTAGAAGAGTGGACTAATAAAGGTTATTCGGTCGTTCGAAAACCAATGCGTCAATATATGATGCGCATTACTGCATACGCAGAAAGACTATTGGATGATTTAATTTTGGTATCTTGGCCTCAATCCACTTTGGAAATGCAGAGAAATTGGATTGGAAAGAGCGAAGGATTAGAAATCGATTTTGAAACTGAATCAGGAGAGCGGATTACAGTTTATACTACTCGCCCCGATACAATATTTGGGGCAACTTATTTAGTCCTTGCACCGGAACATCCGTTAGTCGCTAAACTAACAACATCAGAAAATAAAAAAGCAGTTGATGAATATATACGTATTTCCGCTTTAAAAAGTGAACTAGATAGGACAGAGCTAACAAAAGAAAAAACAGGAGTATTTATTGGAGCTTATGTAAATAGTCCTGTATTGGAAGGTGAAAAACTTCCTGTTTGGATTTCTGATTATGTTCTCGCAAGTTATGGAACAGGAGCTATTATGGCTGTTCCTGCGCATGATACTAGAGATTTTTCTTTTGCTAAAAAATTTAATCTCCCTATCAAACAAGTCATTGAGGGACCAACTCCGGAAACAGAAAGTTTTGACTCTAAAGATTCAAAATGTATAAATTCATTTAGTGAACTTTTAAATATAAATGGACTTTCTTTTTTTGAAGCGTTTATCAAAGTCTCCAATTGGATCGACGCACGTGGATCTGGAAGAAAAAAAACACAATACAAACTCAGAGATTGGCTTTTTGCTCGACAAAGATATTGGGGAGAACCAATTCCACTTGTGCATTACGAAGCGGGGTTTACAAAAGATATCCCCGAATCAGAACTTCCTCTTACTCTTCCTGATTTAAAAGAATTTGCGCCGTCTGGTACGGGAGAATCACCGTTAGCCAATGCAAAGGAATGGTTGGAATACAAACACGAACGATTCGGAAAAGGCAGAAGAGAAACGAATACAATGCCGCAATGGGCTGGTTCTTGTTGGTACTACTTACGTTATATAGATACTAAAAATGATAAATCCATTTGTGATAGCGAATTAGAAAAAAAATGGATGTCGGTCGATTTATATGTAGGCGGTGCAGAACATGCCGTATTACACCTGTTATACTCTCGATTTTGGCACAAAATTTTATTTGATTTAGGGGTTGTATCTACTTCTGAGCCATTCAAAAAATTAATTCACCAAGGTTTAATTTTAGGAGAGGACAAAAAGAAAATGTCCAAGTCCCTTGGAAATGTAGTAAACCCAGATGATGTAGTAAAAGAATTCGGAGCAGATACTCTCCGTCTTTTTGAAATGTTCATGGGGCCTTTTGATATGGTGAAACCATGGAGCACAAAAGGGGCAGAAGGAATTTTTCGATTTCTAAATCGAGTATGGAGATTATTTCATGGAAAAGAAGGGGAAAACTTTCAAGTAGATGAAACAGAACCAGACTTAGAACAAATCAAAAGTCTACATCGCACAATCAAAAAAGTGGAAGAAGGAATTGAAAATTTTTCATTTAACACAGCGATTGCGCAAATGATGATTTTTGTAAATGAAATGACTCCTAAAACTACAAGACCTAGAAAAATTTTGGAACCGTTTGTATTGGTATTGGCACCTTTTGCACCGCATATCGCAGAAGAACTCTGGGCAAGTCTGGGAAAAAAATCTACTCTTTCATTTGAACCTTACCCAGCGTTTAATCCCGAGTATCTTGTCGAAGATACAGTTACGATTGTTGTTCAAGTCAATGGTAAACTCAGAGGCGAATTTTCAGCACCTAAAACAATTTCCCAAGAAGATGCTATTACGGAAGCCAAAAAACTGGAAAAAGTAATTCCATTTTTAGAAGGAAAAACAATAAAAAAAGAAATTTATGTCAAAGAAAAATTAGTAAATCTTGTAGTAATCTAA